Below is a window of Sus scrofa isolate TJ Tabasco breed Duroc chromosome 3, Sscrofa11.1, whole genome shotgun sequence DNA.
tgtggcttagagggttgaAAACCcaaacccgacatagtgtctatgaggatgtggatttgatccttggcctcgctcggtgggttaaggatccggtctttggagttcccattgtggctcagtggttacgaacctgactattatccatgaggatgtgggtttaattcctgaacccactcagtgggttaaggctctgccgttgctgtgagctgtggtgtaggtcatagacgcggctcggatcctgtggctgtggtgtaggacagcagctacagctctgattcagcccctagcctgggaacctccatatgccacaggtgcggccctaaaaaagacaaaagacaaaataataataataataataataatgaggatccagcgttgcccagagctgtggtacaggttgcagatatggctcggatttgacccctaagtccaggaaattccatatgctgcagcagcagccctaaaaagacaaaaaaaaaaaaaaattattaaaaaattttaaattctggtaaaaaatatgtaacaaagTGTACCATCTTTACTATTTTTCCAGCATGCACTTTAGTAATGCTAAGCATGTTCCTGTACATTGTTGGGAAACAATCTCCAGATCTTTTCCATCTTGCAaagctgaaactctgtacccattgaGTGATAACTCCCCATCCCCCCTCcttcagctcctggcaaccaccgtCTCTACCATCTGCCTCTGAATCTGCTCTGGCTACCCCACCTAAGGGAATCATACACCACTTGTCCTGTTGCgagtggcttatttcacttagcacaatgccctcaagacaaactgcatttcttttcttttcttttcttttcttttcttttcttttcttttcttttcttttcttttcttttcttttcttttcttttcctttttgctttttagggctgcacttttgatatatggaagtccctgggtagccacagcaatgtaggctctgagacgcatctgtgactcacaccatcGCTCATGGCAGCGGCAGATCCTCACTGAtcggggtcagggatcgaacccacatcctcatggatactagttgggttcttaacccactgaggtacagtgggaactccctgctcccaGCACTTGCAATTGTCTGCTTTTCTGTGTTTACTGCACTAAAAGTTTAGAAAAACAGTGACTTTTTCCGCCTTCCACTGTCAGACTGGGGGTCACCTCAGGGTCTCAGGCAGCGTTCCCCACATCTGAGCCCCATGCAGTGGTGGGAAAGGGGCCTCCCCAGGCTGGAAAACAAGGTTCCTCCCAACTCTGCCACCTCTCACCTCTCCATGATGCTTCTCTGCCCCCTGGCGGAGGGAGGGGACCTGAGCAGAAGCACATCCCTAAgtggaacccccacccccaccccttgtgCCCTGCTTCTCCTCACCTTCTCGCCCACTTCAGTCAGGCCAGAAAGGGTCTCATCAGGGTCCAGAAAGCTTGGGCCTGGGCTGGTACGAGAGGGTGGGGCTGCAGATGGAGTTGGCTGGGAGAAGCTGCAGGTGGGAGAAGCTGCAGGTGGGAGCtgctgggcagggctgcaggTGAGAGGCTGCAGGAGCTGCTATTTAAGGGGAGGAAGTAGCCTGAAGTCTGCAATTAGCCTGCTTCATCTCACGGAAACTTGCTCTCCTGCTAGCTGGGGGATAGAGGGGCCAACTGTAGGCGGCATGAGCATGGGAGGCCTCTGGCCATGGGTGTTGGCTCTGCTCACTTTGCCAGGTAAGCGGGTTGCTTCACCCTCCTCGCCTTCCTTGTTTTGGCTCCAGCCTACCCAATGTGGGATTGGCCAGAGGGTGTGGCTGGGGCCTGCAGGGATGCCAATTGACCTGCCGGACTCAGAGAACCAGCTTCTAGGGATCTTCCTAGAAGTCAGCACCTGGGGGCCCCAAGAGGGGGATCTCCTGAAGACCCTAAGAGCAGAGGGACAACAGGAACGGCCCTGCAGGTGTTCACCCCAGGCTCAACCAGACTGAGCCCATTTCCGGAGGTCTGGGCTGAGGAGGGCGCTGCTGGGCAGGGTCCGAGGCTAGCTCACACCCAGCTGCCAGTCTTGGAGCCTAAGGcctgtccctgcctccctcctttttGCTCCCTCCAGACGCTCAGAGCTTGGGGTTCGCTTTTAGAGCCCCGTCCTGTTCCTGCCAAGGGAGCTCCTTCCTCAAAGTTGTCCAGCCCTAGGGACCAGGGGAGGCCAGGGGGCTCCGGGGACTCCCTTCGGGGGCCTACTTGTGTGAAGGGCCCAGGTCTTGTGCTCTGACCACCCCCCcaaatcccccccacccccaccccaccccaccctatgTCCAGTCATCCTGAGTCACTCTCAGGGGCACTTCGGGCATTGTGCTTATGTACTTGTCCGGGCCAGGCTGCATCTTGGGAGCGCCCTCATCCTCTCGCTGCCCTGGAGCCTGTGGGACCAGATTCGCAGAAGACCTCACCCCCGAGGGGACCCAGACATCCTGGGACAAGGACATCCCTGCAATTAACCAAGGTGAGGGCACTGTGTCCTCTTGTGAGGTGGGGGGTATCATGCTGAACTCTCGGCTGAGCAGGGAGGAAATGGGCCAGTTTGCTTGGTGGGTCTTGCTGAGTAGCACTTCcatgggcaatttttttttgctttttagggccacacctgcagcttatggaggttcccaggctaggggtctaattggagctgcagctgcctacctacagcacagccacagcaacgccagatccgagccacctcttcaacctacaccacagctcatggcaatgagctCATCCtatcagcaaggccagggatgaaacctgggtcctcaaggatgctagtcaggttcattgactgctgagccacaacgggagctcccacaGGCAAATTCTTAGGTCCATTTTTCTGTATCGGCTCTTCTGGGTTGTTACTTTgataaaaaggagggaaaagtggaggggtttttggttttgttttgtttttttaaaccagcCTGATAAAGTATGGGGCTCTGCAAGTCTGGTGTTGAGTGGTCATTAGTGGATGTTTAGGAATGTGGCTGCCACCTGGTGCAGGATGACCTGCAGGTGTGAGGTGCTGGGGGTCCAAAGACCGGGAAGCATGAGCCTCGGGCCTCCCTGTCTGGGGAACCTCAGCTGAAAAATGAGAACGTATAGCCAACCTGGGACTAAGCAGGTTGAAACAGACTGGTGTTCAGATGTTGGAGCTGAAGTGTTGGGTGAACACAGGGTTGAGGGGGAGAGCAGACctaggcctgggggaggggaatcaGCCTCTGTGGATGGAATAGCCGCCATGTGGCCCACCCACCTCTTACTCTGGGAGAAGCTCGAGCAGGGTGCTCTGCTACCTCTTGGTCACTGTGACTAATTCTGGCCACTTCCAGACCAATCAGAGGCTTCCCTGGCATTGCTTTGCAGCTGCTGTGGAGGACACTCTGCTTGGGCTGCTGGTGGCCCAGTAACTACCTGTGAGCCTCATGCAGTGACTGGTCAGGGTGAGCTTTCCTGGGAGGCGCACACCCTCCCCAGCTGCTGAGAATGTGGGGGCTAAGGTCTGGCAGCTGAAGGCCCTCAGCCAGGAATGCCCGCGGAgcaatgccctcctctgcttGGGGGGCGGCCCACCCACAGCGACTCAAACAACACACGGGCTAGCCTCCCTGCCTCAAGGTGGGCCAATTCTGCCTCACCTGGGGGCCAGAGCTCCCGTGTGGTCAGGGTGAGGCTGGCCTGCAGCTGAGCCCGCTTCTCCCTCAGTGCTCTCCAGCTCTCTTCATGCCCATGATAAATTACTGGCTTCTAGGAACCCCACCTAAGCCACCTTCAGGAGGCCAGACACTTCTCTAAGATTCCTGCTGGGGCTGATACTTAGGAAAGAGGCTGTGGGAAAGGCTGCCAGCTGTGGCAGAAAatgaggctggagggaggagaagctggtgtggggggaggggaagggggaagggggggctTGCAGGGGCCTCCTGTGGTGGGgcgggctggagttcctgtcacttGCCACCATGAAGGTCCTGATTATTACACAGATGGGTAGGAGGTGAGATGGGACAGGAGAGCCCAGGATGTGTTCCTGGGAGTGTGGCTTGGGCTAGAGTGGAAGGTGGAGCCAGCTGGAAGAAATAGCAGCTCCCTGAGAGCAGAGGGCCTCGATTTCAGGAGGCAGGCGCTGGGGCATGGGAGAAGTGCCCTGTTTGAGCAGCAGAAGCGTGTGAGCAGGCTGACTCAGAGGGGCTGTGCAGCTTGCTTGAGGCCATACAGCTTCGGTGCCCAGGGAAGCTCCCGAGCCTGAGGAAGGGACAGACTTATGGGGTTTCTTGGCCTGCAGCCAAGGTCTCTGCTGGGCCTGTCCTCGAGTCTGTGTTCTGGGGGACACGGGCCCACacgtccctcccttccttctcaggGCTGATCCCAGAGGAAACCCCAGAAAGCAGCTTCCTCATCGAGGGGGACATCCTCCGGCCGGTGAGTGTAAGCTTGCACgcatgcgtacacacacacacacacacacacacacacacacacacacgggtgtAAATAACCTCATAGATAGTGTCAGAGACCTTTGGGCCCACCCTTGGTGTCATAAGGGTGTGAAATGTGAGGGATCCATGTTTGTTGCTCATAGCTTGTTCGATCCCTCCTCTTGCCAAAGGCAGAGTGCAGGTTCCATTAGGACTAAGCAGCCCGAGGGAGGCTACTACCTGGAGTGGTGGCCTCAGTCAGCctgggagggcttcctgagggaggGGGGTTGGAACTTTCAAGCCCAAGCTTTCCACCCTTCTGCAGGGGAGTATTGGGACAAAGGAAGAGATGAGAAATGGTTGGCAGAGTGGCTGGTGGGGCTGTAAGCAGGTGTTTATGGTGAACACAAAAGGTGGTAGATGGTCTAAGGAAGACACAACAAGGAGTAATGCAGTCACCATcctgtgggctgggggctggagaggaTAAGGGACAGTCAGAAAGGGAGAAGGCTGGATGGGCATCAGGGTGACTtgcagaggggtgtgtgtgtgtgtgtgtgtgtgtgtgtgtgtgtgtgtgtaggaccacacctgtggcatacggaggttcccaggctaggggtcaaattggagctatagctgccagcctacaccacagcaatgccagatctgagccacagctgtgacctacaccacagctcatggcaatgctggatccttaacccactgagtgaggccagaatcgaacccgcatcctcatggattctagtcaggttcattaccgctgagccacaatgggaacacttctTGACTTTCTAGATATGCAAACAAttcatgggaattttttttttttttaatggctgtacctgcagcatatgggaagctcttgggccagggattgaatctgagccatagtaatggcaatgccagatcctttaacccactgtcctggtctggggatcaaacccacacttccagtgacccaagttgctgcagttggattcttaacccactgcgccatggcagaaactcctgcAATGCCATCTTTTAGGAGACTGGGAATGGCAGAGGCTCGTAAATAGGACAGTGACTGGGAAAGAGTGAGACTGGTCTGAGGCTGCTCACCAATGATACAGCATGAGGCTGGGCTGGAGAGCCGGAGGCTGGGGTGGGCACTGGGCAGGAACCCCAGGGAGAGGGCGAAGCCCTTTTTCTCTGTTACCCAGTGAGTGCAGGGGGTAAAAGCAGAACCCAGTACAACCTTTCATAGCCAGTGGGGCAGGATGTGCTTGGGTGCTGTGATGCCTACCCTCAAAAGGTGTTTGTTGGCAGAATAAAGAAGCTGCTGAGGCCACGTGTGGAGCCTTAGAATCAGGAGGATCATGtccccattttttttccacctgtgcCTACACACTCAGTGAGCTCAGCCGGCTGCTGTGCTCCAGAAAGTGATGGGGTGGTAGGGCTGCTGTTGGTGCTGAGCCTTCTGAGCCATTTATGGGTGCTGGACTCCTTGCCAGCCTCTTCTTCAGggagtattttgcttttttctctgccTGATAAAGTCTCAAGTTGTTTGTTCTCTGGTACAAAGGGTTGTGCTGTGCATTGCAGCTCGTGTGGCAGGCCTGCTGGCTTTCTCTGTGGCTATCCCACTTCTAATGACCTGCCACCCTCACATACCTGGGGGGACTACTTCTTACATCTTCAGGGTTCCTGTGGCCTGAGCTATGGTGCCCTTGGGGCCAGAAAGCTTGGCTGGCCTGGATCCCTGAGCTGCCCTCTCTTCTCAGAGTCCCTTCCGGCTGTTCTCGGCTACCAACAACAAGTGGCCCAAGAATGGTGGCGTCGTGGAGGTCCCCGTTGTGCTCTCCAGCAAGTACGGTGAGCGAGCCGGCACCCCAGTCCTGGGAGCCATGGGCCTCCCTCCCTGCGCCAGCCCCTCATTCCCAGGGTAGCCTGGGCTCCTCTCCGGGTTTTTATTCTCTCTTGCTCTGCATCCCTGTGCCCCCTCCACCATCAACACCACCCAAAGGACCCTTTGGCCAGAGCCCTTCTAATCCCAAGGGCCCCCGAGCTGGAAAGTTAAAATCTTGGGGCTGATGGTGAAGGTACATCTAGGGACTGTCTGATCATTTCAAGTCCAAATGGGCCAGAGGgcagtgacctgcccaaggtggCACAGCCCTTGGGTCCGTCTGGAGCCCTGATTTCTTCTCCCTACATCATCACACTTTTCTTTAtctcttattctttctctttttctttttctttctttttatgactgaaacctgcagcatatggaatttcctgggccagggatcgagcaccatcactttttctctttctttttctcttttctctttcattctttttctctctttttatggctgcacctgcagcacatggaagttcctggatcagagattgaacctgagctgcagctgtggcaacatggatcctttagcccactgcaggggggttgggggtggaagcCTCACTTCTGCAGAAAACCATGCCGCTACCgttggatccttaccccactgtgccatggtgagaactccacGCTGCCCTGTCTTCTGTTTTGGGAGAGTGGTCTGAAGCTCAGTTGCTGCCCATGGACAGATTTCCAAGGGGCCacgaggctgggggtggggagggagagtcTTGTCTGGGGCTGCAGCCAGGGTGTCTCCTCTGTAGACAAGCCCAGCCGGCAAGTCATCCTGGAGGCGTTTGCTGAGTTCGAACACTTCACGTGCATCAGGTTTGTTGACTATGAGGGCCAGAGGGACTTCATTTCCATCGTACCCATGTCTGGGTAAGTGCTTCCAGGTAGGGGTGTGAGTGTTCATCTGTGCGTATGTGCAGGGGGAGAACCTCGGCTGTTTTGAGTTCCGTATGGAATTAACAAAGCCCTCGTCTAAAACTCATGTCTGGACTGTCCTCCTGGGTCCAGAATTCCCCTGCCTGTCTGAGTGGTGTGCCTGACATGAGCACACTTAAGACAGAAGGTGGgggagagtaggagttcccactgtggctcagtgggttaggaacccaactagtatccatgaggactcggatgctagtcaggtttgatctctggcctcactctgggttaaggattgggtgttgctgttgcagtggcgtaggctggcagctgcagctctaatttgacccttagcctgggaacttctgtatgccacaggtgcagccctaaaaaagcacacacacacacacacacacaaaaaaaaaaaattggagagagGAGGGCAAGGATAGGCTCTGAACTCTGTTATGGATCCCTCATCCCCATTTCTGGGGAGTGAGCACAAGTATCCTGGGACAGACTTGGCCTTGGATCCACGTCCCACGGTGCAGAGCGTGGTGACTCTGGCAGCTTCCTTCATGTCTGAGCCTTGCCTGTCTTCTCTCTAAAATCAgggtaatggggagttccctgttgtggcgcaggggaaacgaatctgattagaaaccttgaggttgcaggttcaatccctggcctcgctcagtagggtaaagatccagcattgccgtgagctatgatgtaggtcgcagacatggctcggatctggtgttgctgtggttgtggcataggccggcggttacagctccgattagacccctagcctgggaacctccacatgctgcgggtgcggccctgacaagatgacaaaataaaataaaataaaaccagggtAATGGCAATACTGATTAGCTTGTTAGGGGCCTGAGAGAGTGTCTGAGGCTCTAACTTGGGGCTCCCCACTTGGGAACACCCACATTAGTATCCTCCTTGCAGCACAGGCTGGTGACGGGGTTCCAGTCGACCCCTTTCACAGAAGGCCAGGCAGTGAGGGGACTTGGGAACAGGAAGCCCAGGACTAGTGTCCAGGATGGGGcctggatccctggtcttgggaGGGGGCAAGGGGCCTGGCTCTGCTGACTCTCTGGGCTGGTGCCCACCCTGCGTTCTCGTGGCCCCGCAGGTGCTTCTCTAGCATAGGGCGCAATGGAGGGATGCAGGTGGTATCCCTGGGACCCAGCTGTCTCCAGCGGGGCCGGGGCATTGTCCTGCATGAGCTCATGCACGTGCTGGGCTTCTGGCATGAGCATTCAAGGGCCGACCGGGACCGCTACATCCGCGTGAACTGGAACGAGATCCTCCCAGGTGAGTCAGGTTGTGCACAGCCAGGCTGGATGGTGAGTGGGGATGAGGGTGGGAGGTGGTCCTGGGTGGAGAGAGTGGCAGGCACAGGCCAGGACCTGAGGAGTTGCCTGGCTATTTGGAGCAGTTGTCTCTCTTTTCTACCTGCCTGACTCTGTGAAGGTGGGGTTCCTGCTTCTTTCCAAGACCTGGAGAGAAGTCTGGGTGCTGCCGCACTGGGCTCTGAGCCTTCGTTGCCCCCTCAGTCATCCTGAGCTAAGCATCCATTTGTGCTATGTCTCATTTCTCGTCCCTGAACCTGGCGGTTACCTGGGAGAGAGTCGGTGGTCTTAGGACTCTTGCTCACTGTGTACTCAACCAGCAGTCTCTGGATGCGTTATGCAGGGTTAGGGCAGGGGCTATGTTCCAGCTGGGGGGCACTGAACCAAGACAGAAGTCCTGGGGGTAGTGGGCTTCATGTGCCAAGTGCTGAATGCaagaggcagagggcagagctgtAGGGGCTCAGCGTCTGTGAGATGGATGCTGAGGGGGAACCTGGGATGTAAAGGACAGGGAGACCATGTCCTAAAAGGTGGCGGTGGGAAAGCAGTCTGGTCTGGGCCACTGCTTTGGATGCTTTGGGGAGCAGCAGGTGCGTGCTGGGGTTCTGACTCCAGCAATGGTGGGACCCTGCCCTTCAGAGGAGGGGGAGAGCCTCATGTAGAAGGTGAGAGGAGTTGAGACAATTGCTACAGGAGGAAGGGGAGTAGAGGAGGTAAATGATTTTTGGTTTGAGGGTACAGATGAAGAAGAGCTGGGAGGATTGCTGTGAGCACAGGGCTTTGGGTGTGAGCGCCTTCGCGACTGCTGTGGGGTTAGCCAGGTGACATGGTCAGGGGAGGGTGTCTGAGGTAGAGACTAGCATGCATGGATGCCCTCCACCCCAAGAATGGGATGGGAAGATGGGAGCACCTTTCaatgggatgggggatggggaatGGACATTGAGTTCAGGGATTCGTCTAGGGAAATGGGAGGGGGGTGCGATGACGATGACACCATGCCTTGAAAATAGACTGTAATCCTTTTAAGTGTTCATGAAATACTTATGAAAACTTCTGATAGCCATAAAAACTTCAAATTTGAAAAAGTAGAATTTGAAAACGTAGAAGTAATACAAGTTTGATCATGATGTAAAAAGcaggaacaaaatgaaacaaactcttTCCACTtggaaattaaagtttaaaaaataacacttttcttTTAGCTATGGAATTAAATTGCAGGGGttctttaaaaagcatgaaagcaCATTAGAACCAAAGGTTCACAGCTAAAGCCATGCTGAGGGAGAATGTGTAGACTTAAATACCTGtatcaataaaaagaacaaatcaagCAGTTCAAtccaagttaagaaaaaaatgaaagcaggatGGAATTAATGAAAAGTAAAGGCAGAAATTAATGAGTTAGAGAACAAACAGCACTAATAGGTTAAACACCAGCTACCCTAATGGAAAAAATTGCttaagaatggaaaaagatgagAATACATTTGTATTTAGTTAACATGTGCAGAACAGATTGCTGAAACATACAAACTAATAACAGTAATTAACtgtaggggtggggaggtgggcatTCAGAAGGGAGATGGAGTGGGAGATTTAAATACTATCTTAACatttttcgatttttttttttttttttttggccaccctgtggcatatgaaagttcctgtgccagggatcaaatctgagcctcagctgtgacccacgctgcagccactggcaacactggatccttaacccactgcactggggattgaacccatacccttgcagtacctgagccactgcagagacaatgctcaTGCCACTGAGCCATAGTTGGAactccattttttgatttttggatCAGATAAGCTGCCTATTCAAAGTTATGTTAATATAATAActtaaag
It encodes the following:
- the ASTL gene encoding astacin-like metalloendopeptidase produces the protein MSMGGLWPWVLALLTLPGCILGAPSSSRCPGACGTRFAEDLTPEGTQTSWDKDIPAINQGLIPEETPESSFLIEGDILRPSPFRLFSATNNKWPKNGGVVEVPVVLSSKYDKPSRQVILEAFAEFEHFTCIRFVDYEGQRDFISIVPMSGCFSSIGRNGGMQVVSLGPSCLQRGRGIVLHELMHVLGFWHEHSRADRDRYIRVNWNEILPGFEINFIKSRSSNMLVPYDYSSVMHYGRLAFSRRGLPTITPLWAPSVHIGQRWNLSTSDIARVLRLYDCSQSGHDPPKKGFQAHSNGGSPTPASRPYLQQLLKALLTESRSPDDSGFGTEGQRGAAGPEESPRAWKPHALRNFDAEASVKPPEAPASSLRSRPAAGVPGIALEQSWQAQVPTGPPAPSLEGED